From Cucumis melo cultivar AY chromosome 1, USDA_Cmelo_AY_1.0, whole genome shotgun sequence, a single genomic window includes:
- the LOC103500580 gene encoding mitochondrial arginine transporter BAC2-like gives MDFWPEFLASSWGREFVAGGFGGIAGVISGYPLDTLRIMQQQSISGSASKIFRNIIANDGPAGLFRGMAAPLASVTFQNAAVFQIYAVLSRAFNSSSQSNGDPPSYKAVSFAGVGTGALQSFILSPVELVKIRLQLQSSRHATSSSSSSFSHRGPLSVTKSIYKTEGLRGIYKGLTITILRDAPAHGIYFWTYECMREQFHPGCRKTGQESVGTMLVAGGLAGVASWVFCYPLDVLKTRIQGQTQSSSRKYNGIVDCLSKSVREEGYRVLWRGLGTAVARAFVVNGAIFAAYEITLRCLFSNGSNHRQQ, from the exons ATGGATTTCTGGCCAGAATTCCTTGCAAGCAGTTGGGGTAGAGAATTTGTCGCCGGTGGATTTGGTGGCATCGCCGGCGTAATCTCTGGCTACCCTCTTGATACTCTTAGAATAATGCAACAACAATCGATATCTGGTTCTGCTTCGAAAATCTTTCGCAATATCATTGCTAACGATGGCCCTGCTGGTCTTTTCAGAGGCATGGCTGCTCCTTTGGCCTCTGTCACTTTTCAG AACGCCGCCGTGTTTCAGATCTATGCCGTTCTTTCTCGGGCATTCAACTCCTCCTCTCAATCCAATGGAGACCCTCCAAGTTATAAGGCTGTTTCATTTGCAGGAGTTGGTACTGGAGCTCTTCAGAGCTTCATCTTGTCGCCGGTGGAGCTTGTGAAGATCCGCCTGCAATTGCAGAGTTCAAGGCAtgcaacttcttcttcttcttcttctttttctcataGAGGTCCATTGAGCGTCACCAAGAGCATCTACAAAACAGAAGGATTGAGAGGGATTTACAAAGGACTTACCATAACCATACTCAGAGATGCACCTGCACATGGCATCTATTTCTGGACATACGAGTGCATGAGAGAGCAGTTTCATCCTGGCTGCCGAAAGACCGGCCAAGAGAGCGTCGGAACAATGCTGGTCGCCGGAGGGCTTGCCGGAGTTGCTAGCTGGGTTTTTTGTTATCCACTGGATGTATTGAAGACAAGAATTCAGGGTCAAACACAAAGTTCATCTCGAAAGTACAATGGGATTGTGGATTGTCTTAGCAAAAGTGTAAGAGAAGAGGGTTATAGAGTGCTATGGCGTGGACTAGGGACAGCAGTTGCCAGAGCGTTTGTGGTAAATGGGGCCATTTTTGCTGCTTATGAGATAACTTTGAGGTGTTTGTTTAGCAATGGAAGCAATCATAGACAGCAATAA